A window from Saprospiraceae bacterium encodes these proteins:
- a CDS encoding V-type ATP synthase subunit B: protein MSTQIFKKIYTRLEKITKATCVVRAENVGYEELATVDGRAAQVVKILDSEVTLQVFEGTEGIPTDAEVIFTGKPPTLKVSEDLAGRFFNAYGKPIDGGPEVDGEEREIGGPSVNPVKRKQPSELIATGIAGIDLNNTLVTGQKIPFFADPDQPYNQVMAMVALRAKADKIILGGMGLLNDDFLYFKNVFENAGALHRIISFVNTTEDPPVERLLIPDMVLTAAEYFAVEKHEKVLVLLTDMTLYADALSIVSNRMDQIPSKDSMPGSLYSDLARLYEKAVQFESGGSITIIAVTTLSGGDITHAIPDNTGYITEGQLFLRRNTDIGKVIVDPFRSLSRLKNLVIGKKTRTDHPQVMNAAVRLYADAVNARTKQENGFDLTSYDKRCLDFAREYADKLLAIDVNIDPEQMLTTAWELFSVYFSKEEVAIKKDFTDLYWPTK from the coding sequence ATGAGCACACAAATTTTTAAGAAAATATATACAAGACTTGAAAAAATAACCAAGGCTACCTGCGTAGTGAGGGCAGAAAATGTAGGTTACGAAGAGTTGGCAACTGTGGATGGCAGAGCAGCACAGGTAGTTAAGATTTTGGATAGTGAAGTCACCCTGCAGGTATTTGAAGGTACAGAAGGTATCCCTACAGATGCAGAAGTGATATTTACAGGAAAGCCACCTACACTCAAAGTCAGCGAAGATCTTGCAGGCAGATTTTTTAATGCATACGGCAAACCCATAGACGGTGGTCCTGAAGTAGATGGAGAAGAAAGAGAAATCGGTGGCCCATCAGTGAATCCCGTAAAAAGAAAGCAACCATCAGAACTGATAGCTACCGGGATTGCGGGTATAGACCTCAACAACACCTTGGTCACAGGGCAGAAAATTCCGTTTTTTGCCGATCCTGATCAGCCTTACAATCAGGTGATGGCCATGGTGGCATTGAGAGCCAAAGCGGATAAAATCATACTTGGGGGCATGGGATTGCTCAATGATGATTTTTTGTATTTTAAAAATGTATTTGAAAATGCAGGAGCACTGCATCGTATCATCAGTTTTGTCAATACTACTGAGGACCCGCCTGTAGAGCGATTGCTCATACCGGATATGGTACTGACCGCTGCAGAGTATTTTGCAGTGGAAAAACATGAAAAAGTACTCGTTTTGCTGACCGATATGACATTGTATGCTGACGCCTTGAGTATAGTATCCAACAGGATGGACCAGATTCCTTCCAAAGATTCTATGCCTGGTTCATTGTATTCCGACCTGGCTAGATTGTACGAAAAAGCGGTACAGTTTGAGTCAGGAGGCTCCATCACCATCATCGCAGTGACCACACTTTCAGGCGGAGACATCACCCATGCTATACCTGACAATACGGGTTATATCACTGAGGGACAATTGTTTTTGAGACGAAATACAGATATAGGCAAAGTGATAGTAGATCCGTTCAGAAGTCTTTCCAGGCTTAAAAATCTCGTCATCGGTAAAAAAACCAGAACCGATCACCCTCAGGTCATGAATGCGGCTGTCCGATTGTATGCAGATGCGGTCAATGCCCGGACCAAACAGGAAAACGGGTTTGACCTAACGTCGTACGACAAAAGATGCCTTGACTTCGCACGGGAGTATGCCGACAAGTTGCTTGCTATAGATGTGAATATCGATCCGGAACAAATGCTGACGACAGCATGGGAACTGTTCAGTGTATATTTTTCCAAAGAAGAAGTAGCCATCAAAAAGGATTTTACAGATCTTTACTGGCCAACCAAATAA
- a CDS encoding V-type ATP synthase subunit A, producing the protein MTYKKSDKTRGKVKGIISNLVIIEADGPFAQNEICYINAGGTLLMAEVIKAEGKRAFTQVFESTRGLSIGADAEFTGHMLEATLGPGLLSGNYDGLMNNLNTMEGIFIKRGDYTPTLDESRLWSYNPILHEGDNVSAGDWIGEVRENSILHKIMVPFMLEGDYIIKKISPAGDYTIMDSIAVITDEDGRDFSVTMVQKWPVKKALTLYKEKPRPFTMMETGVRTIDILNPMLQGGTGFIPGPFGSGKTVLQQSISRQAEADIVIIAACGERANEVVDLFTEFPELDDPWTGRKLMERTIIIANTSNMPVAAREASMFSAMTLAEYYRSMGLKILLLADSTSRWAQALREMSNRLEELPGPDAFPMDLPSSISNFYSRAGYVYLKNGKIGSITFMGTVSPAGGNLKEPVTESTKKAARCFYALSQQRADSKRYPAIDPIDSYSKYLEYPEFQKTLSDTVSAQWSDMVNKLKNKLIRGREAKEQINILGDDGVSVDFHTTFWQSEVIDAVLLQQDAFDHVDGRTPMKRQQYMTQSVLDLTETPFLFDSFDKVQPFFKKIIDKYKQMNYCEFENEAFGAFEKEIAALVDDCNKVS; encoded by the coding sequence ATGACATATAAAAAGTCTGACAAAACAAGAGGCAAGGTAAAAGGCATCATTTCCAATCTGGTCATAATAGAAGCTGATGGTCCATTCGCACAGAATGAGATATGTTATATTAATGCCGGCGGTACGCTCCTGATGGCTGAGGTTATCAAAGCAGAAGGTAAGCGAGCTTTTACTCAGGTATTTGAAAGTACCAGGGGACTCAGTATAGGCGCTGACGCTGAATTTACCGGCCATATGCTGGAGGCAACACTCGGTCCCGGATTACTCTCAGGCAATTATGACGGTCTGATGAATAACCTCAATACCATGGAAGGAATATTCATCAAAAGGGGAGACTATACGCCTACCCTGGATGAGTCAAGGCTCTGGTCATACAATCCCATCCTGCATGAGGGTGACAATGTAAGTGCCGGCGACTGGATCGGAGAGGTCCGGGAAAACAGCATCCTGCATAAGATTATGGTACCATTCATGCTGGAAGGTGACTATATCATAAAAAAAATATCACCCGCAGGAGACTATACCATAATGGACAGCATCGCTGTCATCACTGATGAAGACGGAAGAGATTTTTCTGTCACCATGGTACAAAAATGGCCCGTAAAAAAAGCACTAACCTTGTATAAAGAAAAGCCGAGACCATTTACAATGATGGAAACCGGCGTAAGGACGATAGATATTCTCAATCCGATGCTGCAAGGTGGTACAGGATTTATCCCTGGCCCTTTTGGCAGCGGTAAGACCGTATTGCAGCAGAGCATCTCACGACAGGCAGAAGCAGATATCGTCATCATAGCAGCATGCGGCGAACGTGCCAATGAGGTTGTGGACTTATTTACCGAGTTTCCTGAACTCGATGATCCATGGACAGGCAGAAAGCTGATGGAGCGGACCATCATCATAGCCAATACTTCCAATATGCCGGTAGCAGCACGTGAAGCGTCGATGTTTAGTGCTATGACACTCGCAGAGTATTACAGGTCTATGGGACTTAAGATTCTGTTACTTGCGGATTCTACATCGCGGTGGGCGCAAGCACTCAGAGAGATGTCCAACAGATTGGAGGAACTACCGGGTCCCGATGCTTTCCCTATGGATTTGCCGTCGTCCATCTCCAATTTCTACAGCCGGGCAGGCTATGTATATCTGAAAAATGGGAAAATAGGTTCTATCACATTTATGGGTACTGTATCTCCGGCAGGTGGTAATCTCAAAGAACCTGTCACAGAGTCCACCAAGAAGGCAGCCAGATGTTTTTATGCGCTTTCGCAACAGAGAGCAGACTCAAAACGCTATCCTGCCATAGATCCCATAGATAGTTATTCAAAATATTTAGAATATCCCGAATTTCAAAAGACACTTTCCGATACAGTATCTGCCCAATGGTCCGACATGGTCAATAAACTGAAAAATAAACTGATCAGAGGCAGAGAAGCTAAAGAACAAATCAATATTTTGGGAGATGATGGCGTTTCCGTTGACTTTCATACTACTTTTTGGCAGAGTGAAGTGATAGATGCAGTCCTGCTCCAGCAAGATGCTTTCGATCATGTGGATGGACGTACTCCTATGAAAAGGCAGCAATATATGACTCAGTCTGTCCTTGACCTTACAGAGACACCATTTTTGTTTGATTCCTTTGACAAGGTGCAGCCTTTTTTCAAAAAAATCATAGATAAATATAAACAGATGAATTATTGTGAATTTGAGAATGAAGCATTTGGAGCTTTTGAAAAAGAAATAGCGGCATTGGTAGATGATTGTAATAAAGTATCTTAA
- a CDS encoding DUF2764 family protein, with protein MLANQRKYYYLVTGLPDIYLGQTSGLIGFDEMLMQIKEELHPDDIKQLEYIFLPFDNLNLLNLCFRNNKPWHSLANYSPEELKNGIEDLQNGFPVYLYEFYDRYLKGDLFLEDYIWEHRLSEGFFEYIFAHTNGFLREWYQFVIDLRNILAALSARYHGYPLEHQLVGNNEVTDKLRSGKTYDFNLGYDFPYIDMLIKLHEQRDYYELEKQIDFIRWNKIEELTEYSYFDFDKIAGFVIKFSITDRWVKYNNEKGSQLFSSKITEMGQSIKFSKEFEV; from the coding sequence ATGCTGGCTAATCAAAGGAAATATTATTATCTTGTCACGGGTCTTCCTGACATCTACCTTGGGCAAACCTCAGGCCTCATAGGTTTTGATGAAATGCTGATGCAAATCAAAGAAGAACTCCATCCTGATGATATAAAACAACTTGAATACATTTTTCTGCCTTTTGACAATCTGAATCTGCTGAATCTCTGTTTCAGAAATAATAAGCCCTGGCATTCTTTAGCCAACTATAGCCCTGAAGAGCTGAAAAACGGGATTGAAGATTTGCAAAATGGTTTTCCGGTGTATTTGTATGAGTTTTATGACAGGTACCTGAAAGGGGATTTATTTCTGGAAGACTATATCTGGGAACATCGGTTGTCAGAAGGATTTTTTGAGTATATCTTCGCTCATACCAACGGTTTTTTGCGAGAGTGGTATCAGTTTGTGATAGATTTGCGAAATATTCTGGCAGCATTGAGTGCACGCTACCATGGGTATCCGCTTGAACATCAGCTGGTAGGCAACAATGAAGTGACAGACAAACTTCGTTCAGGTAAGACTTACGATTTTAATCTGGGGTATGATTTTCCTTATATAGATATGCTTATAAAACTGCATGAACAAAGGGATTACTACGAATTGGAAAAGCAGATTGATTTCATCAGGTGGAACAAAATTGAGGAGTTGACAGAATATTCTTATTTTGATTTTGATAAAATCGCAGGTTTTGTGATCAAATTTTCAATTACTGACAGATGGGTGAAATACAACAATGAAAAAGGAAGTCAATTGTTCTCCTCAAAAATTACTGAAATGGGACAAAGTATTAAATTTTCAAAAGAGTTTGAAGTATGA
- a CDS encoding V-type ATP synthase subunit K: MGAAIILAYMGLALMIALSGIGSAVGVSIAGSASIGALKKNSNAFGSYMLLSALAGTHGLYGFGGFFIINTSGILNDNITMLQGISILACGIALGVVCLVSAIKQGQICAHGISGIGSGFDLFGKTMVLAVFPELYAIISFAATFLIVSGL; this comes from the coding sequence ATGGGAGCAGCAATAATTCTGGCATATATGGGCCTGGCACTGATGATAGCCCTATCGGGTATAGGGAGTGCTGTGGGTGTATCGATAGCAGGCAGTGCATCTATAGGTGCCCTCAAAAAAAACAGCAACGCTTTTGGTAGTTACATGCTATTGAGTGCTCTGGCAGGTACTCATGGTCTGTACGGCTTTGGAGGTTTTTTTATCATCAATACCAGTGGTATACTCAATGATAATATCACTATGCTTCAGGGTATTTCTATACTCGCATGCGGTATAGCACTTGGCGTAGTATGTCTTGTATCTGCCATCAAGCAAGGCCAAATATGTGCTCACGGTATTTCGGGTATAGGTTCAGGATTTGACTTATTTGGCAAAACCATGGTACTGGCAGTATTTCCGGAACTATATGCCATTATCAGTTTTGCAGCGACTTTCCTGATTGTCTCAGGGTTGTAG
- a CDS encoding DUF1905 domain-containing protein, with protein MSKSYPIIQGQFVIQKMDMKGGWSYVLLPPVHSKTGLPFGWFVVKGFIDSFEINQYKLWPTADHKLFLPIKAEIRKKIKKQVGDTVQITLYEDHSEVVIPNDFWLCLLESPEAHFYFEKMSATSQKQYVDYVYGAKSLEAQARRMTKSIEKLEKGLKYHEKNEE; from the coding sequence ATGTCCAAATCATATCCGATCATCCAAGGCCAATTTGTCATTCAAAAGATGGACATGAAAGGTGGCTGGTCCTATGTACTACTCCCACCTGTACATTCCAAAACCGGGCTACCATTTGGATGGTTTGTGGTAAAAGGTTTTATTGACAGCTTTGAGATCAACCAATATAAACTATGGCCTACTGCAGATCATAAACTGTTCTTACCGATAAAAGCAGAAATTCGCAAAAAGATCAAAAAACAAGTTGGAGATACGGTACAAATCACCCTCTATGAAGATCACAGCGAAGTCGTCATTCCCAATGATTTTTGGTTGTGTCTCCTTGAAAGCCCGGAAGCACATTTCTATTTTGAAAAGATGTCAGCTACTAGTCAAAAGCAATACGTTGACTATGTTTATGGTGCAAAAAGCCTGGAAGCTCAAGCAAGACGAATGACTAAATCTATTGAAAAATTAGAGAAAGGACTGAAATATCATGAAAAGAATGAAGAATAA
- the katG gene encoding catalase/peroxidase HPI, giving the protein MENNKVNGESKCPFSNGMLKRSAGGGTTNRDWWPNQIKLNILRQNSALSNPMDEKFNYADAFKSLDLAAVKKDIYDLMTTSQDWWPADYGHYGPFFIRMAWHSAGTYRIHDGRGGAGAGTLRFAPLNSWPDNTNLDKARLLLWPIKKKYGNKISWADLMILTGNCALESMGFKTFGFAGGREDVWEPEEDIYWGSETEWLGDKRYSGDRDLENPLGAVQMGLIYVNPEGPNGNPDPIAAARDIRETFGRMAMNDEETVALIAGGHTFGKTHGAADPSKYVSREPAAASIEEQGTGWHNTFGKGNAEDTITSGLEGAWTTTPTKWSNNFFWNLFGYEWELTKSPAGAQQWIPKHSMGAGTVPDAHDPAKKHTPIMLTTDLALRFDPAYEKISRRFFENPDEFADAFAKAWYKLTHRDMGPKSRYLGPEVPAVDLIWQDPVPAVTYQLVDQKDIDALKHKIMESGLTVSHLVSTAWASASTFRGSDKRGGANGARICLSPQKYWKANNPTQLTKVLDTLESIKTSFNDAHKDGKQISMADLIVLAGCTAIEKAATAAGVKVSVPFTPGRTDATQEMTDVESFAVLEPVADGFRNYRKNSVRTSTEDMLIDKAQLLTLTAPEMTVLVGGMRVLDTNFDHSNHGVLTHKKGTLSNDYFVNLLDYNTGWSAVSDEKEIFEGKDRKTGKAKWTATRADLIFGSNTELRALAEVYACDDAKEKFVHDFAAAWHKVMNLDRFDIS; this is encoded by the coding sequence ATGGAAAACAATAAAGTGAATGGCGAGAGCAAATGCCCGTTTTCAAATGGCATGCTCAAGCGCAGTGCAGGAGGTGGCACTACCAACAGGGACTGGTGGCCAAATCAAATAAAATTAAACATCTTAAGGCAAAATTCAGCGTTGTCCAACCCTATGGATGAAAAATTCAACTATGCTGATGCATTTAAATCATTGGATCTCGCTGCTGTCAAAAAAGACATCTACGACCTTATGACTACATCTCAGGATTGGTGGCCGGCAGATTATGGTCATTATGGACCGTTTTTTATTCGTATGGCCTGGCATAGTGCCGGTACCTACCGTATTCATGATGGACGCGGAGGAGCCGGAGCAGGTACACTCAGATTTGCACCACTCAATAGCTGGCCGGACAATACCAATCTCGATAAAGCCCGATTGTTACTCTGGCCGATCAAAAAGAAATATGGAAATAAGATCTCCTGGGCCGACCTCATGATATTGACTGGCAACTGTGCACTCGAGTCAATGGGATTCAAAACTTTTGGTTTTGCAGGCGGTCGTGAAGATGTATGGGAACCTGAAGAAGATATCTATTGGGGATCTGAAACAGAGTGGCTCGGAGACAAAAGATATTCAGGAGATCGCGACCTTGAAAATCCGCTTGGAGCAGTACAGATGGGTCTCATCTACGTCAATCCTGAAGGGCCAAATGGTAATCCTGATCCTATCGCAGCAGCCAGAGACATACGTGAGACATTCGGTCGTATGGCGATGAATGATGAAGAGACAGTAGCCCTTATAGCAGGTGGTCATACATTCGGAAAGACCCACGGTGCCGCAGATCCATCCAAATATGTGAGCAGAGAACCGGCTGCCGCATCTATCGAGGAGCAAGGAACAGGCTGGCACAATACCTTTGGCAAAGGAAATGCAGAAGATACCATCACAAGTGGTCTTGAAGGTGCGTGGACAACCACACCTACCAAATGGAGCAATAACTTTTTCTGGAACCTCTTCGGATATGAGTGGGAACTTACAAAAAGTCCTGCAGGTGCTCAGCAGTGGATACCTAAACACAGCATGGGTGCAGGGACGGTTCCTGATGCCCATGATCCGGCAAAAAAACATACTCCCATTATGTTGACCACAGATCTTGCATTGAGATTTGATCCCGCTTATGAAAAAATATCCAGAAGATTTTTTGAAAATCCGGACGAATTCGCTGATGCATTTGCAAAAGCATGGTATAAACTTACCCACAGAGATATGGGACCTAAATCAAGATATCTCGGTCCTGAAGTACCTGCGGTAGATCTGATTTGGCAAGATCCTGTTCCAGCTGTTACATACCAGTTAGTAGATCAAAAAGATATCGATGCTCTGAAGCATAAAATAATGGAAAGTGGACTTACTGTGTCACATTTGGTTTCGACAGCCTGGGCTTCAGCATCCACTTTCAGGGGATCGGATAAACGGGGTGGCGCAAATGGTGCACGTATCTGTCTTTCTCCGCAAAAATACTGGAAGGCCAACAACCCAACACAATTGACAAAAGTACTCGATACCCTTGAAAGCATCAAGACATCGTTTAATGATGCCCATAAGGACGGCAAACAAATCTCAATGGCTGACCTTATAGTTTTGGCAGGATGTACTGCTATCGAAAAAGCTGCTACGGCTGCAGGAGTGAAGGTATCAGTGCCATTTACACCCGGCAGAACAGATGCTACTCAGGAAATGACTGATGTAGAGTCTTTTGCAGTATTGGAGCCGGTAGCAGATGGATTCAGAAACTACAGGAAGAATAGCGTCAGGACTTCCACTGAAGATATGCTGATAGACAAAGCACAGCTTCTCACACTTACAGCACCTGAGATGACTGTATTGGTAGGAGGTATGCGCGTTTTAGATACCAATTTTGACCATTCAAATCATGGTGTCCTGACCCATAAAAAAGGAACCCTATCAAATGACTATTTCGTCAATCTCCTTGATTACAATACCGGTTGGTCAGCTGTGTCTGATGAGAAAGAGATATTTGAAGGTAAAGACAGAAAAACCGGAAAAGCTAAGTGGACTGCAACAAGAGCAGATCTGATTTTCGGATCCAATACGGAGTTGCGTGCACTGGCAGAGGTTTATGCATGTGATGATGCCAAAGAAAAATTTGTTCACGATTTTGCAGCAGCATGGCACAAGGTTATGAATCTGGACAGATTTGATATCAGTTAG
- a CDS encoding sialate O-acetylesterase — MSKLTQPKSLLAILFLIHSYVINGQLRLPALMSSGMVLQQNDTVSLWGWANPSEWVYVKPGWSNHKDSVKTDNGAKWQIKIKTPNAGGPFALQIYTSKVNISLSDIMIGEVWVCSGQSNMEWSYQQGLQSVKEELPTCYNNRIRFFNVPKMTSDHIQNDIHGKWEVCDSNSLKWFSAVGYYFGKKLNKDLNVPIGLINASWGGTPAEPWVPATAIESDPVLSSASKKLSAFEWWPHKPGKSYNAMIAPLTKFNIAGVIWYQGESNTKTYDTYHQLMTTLIDQWRAAWKKDIYFNVVQIAPFKYGNKNIGALLQEAQLKLLTHPKTGVVVITDLVDNIRDIHPSNKYDVGARLAQWALAETYHRKGIAYRNPLFLSAKPSGTKMELTFEHCPDAFISKGEKIAGFYISGEQEHWYAAEAKITGNKIFVWSDKVFSPKHIRYGFGNTIIGNVFSKDGLPLAPFRTDKWSVDQSEEKE, encoded by the coding sequence ATGTCAAAATTAACTCAACCGAAAAGTCTCTTAGCAATTTTATTTCTGATACATTCATATGTCATCAACGGTCAACTCAGATTGCCGGCATTGATGTCATCTGGTATGGTCCTGCAGCAGAATGATACAGTCAGTCTGTGGGGTTGGGCTAATCCAAGTGAATGGGTTTATGTCAAACCAGGTTGGAGCAATCATAAAGATTCAGTAAAAACGGACAATGGTGCCAAATGGCAAATCAAGATTAAAACTCCCAATGCAGGCGGACCTTTCGCTTTACAAATCTATACATCAAAAGTAAATATTAGCTTGTCAGATATTATGATAGGTGAAGTATGGGTATGCTCAGGCCAGTCCAATATGGAATGGAGTTATCAACAGGGTCTCCAATCTGTAAAAGAAGAATTACCTACGTGCTACAATAATCGGATAAGATTTTTTAATGTGCCCAAGATGACTTCTGATCATATACAGAACGACATTCATGGCAAATGGGAGGTCTGTGATTCCAATTCGCTAAAGTGGTTTAGTGCTGTAGGTTATTATTTTGGCAAAAAACTCAACAAAGATTTGAATGTTCCTATTGGGTTGATCAATGCCAGTTGGGGTGGCACACCAGCTGAGCCATGGGTGCCCGCAACAGCCATAGAAAGTGATCCCGTACTTTCGTCTGCTTCAAAAAAATTAAGTGCTTTTGAATGGTGGCCTCACAAGCCCGGCAAATCATACAATGCTATGATAGCGCCACTCACCAAATTTAACATAGCAGGAGTCATCTGGTATCAGGGCGAAAGCAATACCAAAACGTATGATACCTATCATCAGCTCATGACTACATTGATTGATCAGTGGAGAGCGGCATGGAAAAAAGACATTTATTTTAATGTGGTGCAGATAGCACCATTCAAATATGGCAATAAAAATATAGGTGCTCTGCTACAAGAAGCCCAACTAAAATTATTGACTCATCCCAAAACCGGCGTAGTGGTCATCACCGATTTGGTGGACAATATCAGGGATATACACCCATCCAACAAATATGATGTAGGTGCTCGTCTTGCGCAGTGGGCACTGGCAGAAACTTATCACAGAAAAGGAATAGCTTACAGAAATCCACTCTTCCTTTCAGCAAAACCATCAGGTACAAAAATGGAACTTACTTTTGAGCATTGTCCTGATGCGTTCATCTCCAAAGGAGAAAAGATCGCAGGATTTTATATCTCGGGTGAACAAGAACATTGGTATGCGGCTGAAGCTAAAATAACGGGAAATAAAATTTTCGTATGGAGCGATAAAGTTTTCTCACCGAAACATATCAGATATGGATTTGGCAATACGATCATAGGCAATGTATTTTCAAAAGATGGTCTGCCTCTGGCTCCATTCCGTACTGATAAGTGGTCAGTGGATCAGAGTGAGGAGAAGGAATAG
- the thrC gene encoding threonine synthase: MQLYSTNNKNLKVSLKEAVMQSLAPDKGLYMPEEFPKLANSVISGLESLSFQEIAYEVSHAIIGKYIPSNDLQDMVYKAINFPAPVRVLSETVGALELWHGPSLAFKDFGARFMAALMSYFIRNEDKKLTILVATSGDTGGAVAAGFYDTPGIEVIILYPSGKVSDLQEKQLTTLGKNITALEINGTFDDCQALVKQAFLDGELNKKYNLSSANSINIARLIPQSFYYFEGYKQVKSFGKDVVFSVPSGNFGNLTAGLIAKKMGLPVKRFIAATNINNIVPDYLQNGIYQTRPSQATISNAMDVGDPSNFVRILDLYNQDYSTLSSQVSGFWTDDRGTREAMIDAYTRYNYICDPHGAIGYKSMTMLKDHEFGVFLETAHPAKFLDTVNDTLGIQTEIPETLEILKARVKNATFLENDFDSFRGLLLST, from the coding sequence ATGCAGCTATATAGTACCAACAATAAAAATTTAAAAGTCTCTCTAAAGGAGGCAGTCATGCAGTCATTGGCACCTGATAAAGGTTTGTACATGCCGGAAGAGTTTCCCAAATTGGCCAATTCAGTGATCAGCGGACTAGAAAGTCTTTCCTTTCAGGAGATTGCTTACGAAGTGTCACATGCCATCATTGGCAAGTACATACCATCAAACGACCTGCAAGATATGGTTTACAAGGCAATAAATTTTCCAGCACCTGTACGAGTACTCTCTGAGACTGTAGGCGCACTGGAACTCTGGCATGGGCCAAGTCTTGCATTTAAAGATTTTGGAGCTAGGTTTATGGCCGCCTTGATGTCGTATTTTATAAGAAATGAAGACAAAAAACTGACCATATTAGTAGCTACCTCTGGTGATACTGGCGGGGCTGTAGCTGCTGGATTTTACGATACTCCGGGTATTGAAGTCATCATCCTGTATCCATCAGGAAAAGTGAGTGATCTTCAGGAAAAACAACTGACCACTCTCGGTAAAAACATCACTGCGCTGGAAATCAATGGTACTTTTGATGATTGTCAGGCATTGGTCAAACAAGCATTTCTGGATGGTGAACTTAATAAAAAATATAATCTAAGTTCCGCCAACAGTATCAACATTGCCAGACTGATTCCTCAGAGTTTTTATTATTTTGAAGGCTACAAACAAGTCAAATCATTTGGAAAGGATGTAGTATTCAGCGTTCCAAGCGGAAATTTTGGCAATCTGACAGCCGGGCTTATTGCCAAAAAAATGGGCCTTCCAGTAAAAAGATTTATTGCAGCTACCAACATAAATAACATTGTGCCAGACTATCTTCAAAACGGGATATATCAAACCAGACCATCTCAAGCCACCATCAGTAACGCCATGGATGTGGGTGACCCAAGCAACTTTGTGAGAATACTGGACTTATACAATCAGGATTATAGCACCTTGAGCAGTCAGGTTTCAGGTTTCTGGACAGATGATCGTGGTACCAGAGAAGCTATGATCGATGCATATACCCGCTACAACTATATTTGTGATCCGCATGGTGCCATCGGATACAAGTCGATGACAATGCTGAAGGATCATGAATTTGGTGTGTTTCTGGAGACAGCCCATCCGGCAAAATTTCTGGATA